DNA sequence from the Methanofollis formosanus genome:
CCGTGCTCGGTGATCAGGGTTTCATAGACGGCGTAGCAGTCGTCAAGCGGTGCGGGGTAGGGGTGTTCGGGTGCAAGACGGTAGTCGACCGAGTAGACGGTGAGGCCGAGGTCCTGGGCGAAGAGGTAGGCCATGGGGTACTCGGCGTTGTTGAAGATCCAGTCGCCGCCGTGGATGTAGATGGCGATGGTCTCGGTCGGGGTGGCGTTTTCGGGCGTGATGACCAGTACCGGGACGCCGGCGATTTCTCCGGTCTCGGTGCTCTCCATCCGGCTGCGGAGTGCGTCGAGGGCCGGTTTCTTTGCTTCGGCGCTCATCGCCCTGGCCTTCTGCACCTCTTCGAGGGGGATGTTGGCCGGGACGGTGACGGCGGTGGTGGTCCTGAGGATCTCCTGCGCTTCGGCGCTGATGTCGGTGGGGATGGGAATGTCGGGGGTTGGTGTCGTCGGCGTTGTCGGCGCCGGGGTCTGGACGCATCCTGCGGCAATCATGGCGATTGCAAGGAGGAGGAGGGCGGCCAGGAGGCGATAGGCGGATGGTGTTTTCATGATCTCTACCTCGGATATATTCTTTCTCAAAGGTTTTTCAGGGAACGATAAACGTCTTGTGATTTTTTAGGAAATATTTACAGGAGAGGCGGCGTTTTTTGACCCCGATGCCGGGTCGAGGCCATTGCAGGGATGACCGACCGTCGCGCTCCCTCGCGGTCACGCCGCAGCAAAATGTTCATTTCGGGCAGGAGATGGTCGTGCGGCGCCAAAGGATGGACGTTAAGAGGTGCGCGTGTGCATGGTGTTGATTGCAGCACGGCGCCGCACGGTCTGGAGATGTCGTCATCCCTATCGGGATATGGTGTGTGGACTGCACCTCCGGCCAATAGAATTGATCATTTGGGTATTTTATTGTTTTCACGCGTTCCAATTTCAAAATAGGCCCATATTTAAAGAGATTACTTCATGTTTATTCATTATAATTGTTAAAAATCAAGGAAAGAACGTTCTCAACCCCCCTGGCCTCCATCACCTTTTTGTTGTCAGGTGTCCTTCTAGTAGGAGAGCGAGGGTAGCCAAGCTGGCCAAAGGCGCCGGACTTAAGATCCGGTCACGAAGGTGTCCATGGGTTCGAATCCCATCCCTCGCATTTATTCTCAGGGTTACAGTTAATTCACTTCTGGAATTGTCCATTTACTGATAGTGGGGAATTTCATGATCTGGTGAGGGAAGGTCTGCGAACTGTCAAAAAATGAAAATCTTTATTGTTGTACCGGACAGTTTCCTCAGGCGATTAAACTCAGACTGGCAGATTATGTCAGATTTGAGAGTTGATAAAATATTTTTAAATTACACATTGCCGACTGTTAAAAGTTGTAAAAATATCAGTTGTATTGGTCTGCTTTTCGTTTATTCGAAGATTTTTCAGGGTTTTACAGCGATACGGGTTTATAAGAAGAAAAAGATACGAATTAAACCAGACTTCGGCCTGAACGAGGAAACGGTATGGCAATGAGCAAGAAACAACTGGAGAAGCAGAACAAAGTGAAGAAGGCCAAGGCAGAAGTTCTCTCAAAGCAGGCGGCCGGGGGGAACGAGGCCGCCAAGAAGAAACTCAAGAAGCTCAACAAAAAGATCAAGTGAGCCACTGAAATTTTCAACGATTTTTCTTTTTTTAAGGGCCAGAGCGTGAGCGGATTGCCCCCGCGAAGAAAAGGAGGCACCACACGAATGAAGAATGGCCGTGAGCATGCCCGACGTGGCCTGTGCCGCAGCATGGGGGACCGGCCGCCCTCTCCGGAGCCGGCGGTGAGGAGCAGGGCGACGAAGCCGCGGGCGGTCGGAGGAGACGGAAAAGGATCCTGGATCATCGGACCACGGTGGGACGGGAGCGTGCGAGCGGCCCACGGTGGCCCGCCAACCCGCACCCGCAAAGGCACGCGTTCACTTTCACGCCGCACGGCCCGTATATATCACCCATCTCGTATCATGATCACCTGTGCCACGCAGATGTGGCTGAATAACCCGGAGAGGGCATATGCATCTGCCTCTCCTGCAGGAAAAGGCCCCGGACTCCTCACCGACGCCGATGCGTTACCGCCGCGTCGCCGGTGTACCGCCGATGAGTCCGGGAGAGATTCGTTTCGGCCTCTTCACGGGGGTCCGAATCTTTCACCCTTCACTGAACTTCACTTTTTTTGCTGTTGTTGGAGTGCTGCGTTGTCGAGCGGAGCGTTGTTTGGAAGATTCGGTTTCGATCGAGCGGTCGGAGGAGGGCCCATTCTGGAGAAGCAAGTCGAGGCCTGCAAGCGGTGGACGATGTCCCTCTTCAGCGGGGGCTGTGTTGGATAAAAGACGGAACAATCGCCACAGGTAGGGGAATTAGATCCGAAAAAGTATGAAAGAATTTATTTCATTCTATTATTCCAGGACTGATTGCAACCGCCCGTTCCTGACACTCTCGACCCTCTTCATGTCGACCGAGTTTCATGAGGACACTTCCTTTCTTGATCCATACCATAGGGTCGTTTGGATCGATCGCAATCGCCTGATTATAACACGCTATAGCGTCTTCATAGTGTTCAAGTTCATCGAGGGCGAGTCCTTTGAAGCACCATGCCGCCGAGACATTCGGATCAATTACCATCACCTGATCATAACACTCTATGGCGTCTTCATACCGTCCAAGTTCAGTGAGGGCGAATCCTTTGCTGAACAACGCCCCGGGGTTGTTTTGATCAATTGCAAGCATCCGGTCATAACACTCTATGGCGTCTTCACAGCGTCCAAGTTCATTGAGGGCGAATCCCTTGCATAGCAATGCTCCAGGGATGTTCGGATCAATTGCAAGCGCCTGATCGCAACACTCTATGGCGTCTTCATACCGTCCGAGTTCAGTGAGGGCAAATCCTTTGCCGAGCAATGCCTCAAGATTGTTTGGGTCGATTGCAAGCGCCCGGTCATAGCACTCTATGGCGTCCTCATACCGACCGAGTTCATTGAAGAGAGATCCTTTCCTGAGCCATGACTGATGATCGTATGGATCAATCGCAATCACCTGATCATAACACCTTACAGCGTCTTCATACCGTCCAAGTTCATTGAGGGCGAATCCTTTGCTGAACCATACCCCGGGGTTGTTCGGATCGATTGCAATCGCTCGATCATAACACTCTATGGCGACTTCATACCGTCCAAGCTCATTAAAGGCAAGTCCTCTGACATGCCATGTCTCAGGGTTGTTTGGATCGATTGCAAGTGCCTGATCGCAGCACTCAATGGCATCCTCAAACCTGCCGAGTATCATGAGGGCAAGTCTTTTGCCATTCCATGCTCTGGAGTAGCCTGGGTCGATGGCAATAGCCTGGTCATCACACTCTATGGCGTCCTCGAACCTGTTGAGTTTCATGAGGACGGCTCCTTTGCCATCCCATGCTGCTGGATTGTTTGGATCGATTGCAATCGCCCGATCATAGCACCCTATGGCATCTTCATACTGTTCTTCATGAAAGAACGTGTTTCCTTCATGGCACCATTCATCTGCACTCTTCTCCATTCCTCTCAAATCCTCCACCAATACGAATATATGTGGAAATTTGATGATTGCACATATCTGTCGGTCGATATTATTCGATTCATTCTTTCTTCCCGCCATTTCACCCCAAAAACGCGCCGATTTCCGCCCATCTCTCCCGCCCTTTCCTCGCCCGCACCGGCACCATCCCTCATGCGAAGTCCGACACCCCCTCTACCTCCCGTTCTGACGCCGATATACCCGCAGTTTCCACGCTCAACCCGTCAAAATATCCCCAGAATAACAATTTCCCAAATGCGGCCCATCCTGCCTGGATCAGCAGAGCGGAAATCGAAAAAAAAGGTCAGATCGGAGAGATCCGGGGCGAGGTGTGATCCCGTCCCCATATTCCACACCTGCTGCACCACCCGGGCAAACTCCCGGTGGTCCAGGACGCCCGGCAACGTCTCTTGCAGCCGTCCCCCTCTTTTTTCATCGGTTTTCAGCAGGTTGCGGATGATGGCGTCACTCAACGGACGATGAGGAGAGGGCTGATCACGATTCGCACCCCGAAACGGGGACATCGCCGGATCGTTTCCACCATTCCGGGGATCGCACCCACACCCACACCCGGACACCGGGGAACCGGTGCCACCGGGTGCGTGTGCGTTTTGCTGTACTTCAGTACTAAGAGAGAGACGCGTCTCTCTATCTGTACTCGTACTGGCAGATCCAGAACCGTTCCCGGCCGCTTGATCTTCGCAGACGTCGCTGTAATCCTGCGGCAAACCTGCTGGAATGATGCAAGAGCCGGCGGGGCCGGGACCATCCGACCACCGCATCGGATCAGATTTATCAATTCACGCTAACTTTATGCCCATCATGCACAGGACGATCGCGCTCATCCTCATCTCCATCCTCCTCTCTGCCGGATGCCTCTCACCAGAACCTCCGCAGGCAGAGGAAGGCGTCATCCCGGTCACGCCAGACGAACCGTTCTCCCTCTTCGGGGGTCAGGGCACCTACACCGGGCTCATCGGCGAGGAGACCCCGGATATCCCGGCAAACTACAGCATCGGAATGGTCACCATCCCGCCGGGCAACGCCACGCCCCCGCACCGGCTGGTCGGGACCACCGAGTTCGTCTATCTCATCGAGGGCGAGGCCGAGATCCAGTGCGACAACCAGACGGTGACCGCTCGCGCAGGGGAGGTCGTGCTCCTCCCCGCAGGGGTGCTCCAGTCGATCGCCTCGGTCGGGGCGACCGACCTCAGGTACGTCGACGTGATCCAGCCGCCCTTCGCGGCGGAAAATGAGATCTCGGGCGACGACCTGACGGCTCTCGCGGGGACGACCGACGGCGTGCCGGTCGTCATCCCCGACCCCAGGGGCGGGATCGAGTGGGATCTCGGGTCTGAGATGATGATCTACACCCTCGCAAACCCGGTGCTGATGGAGGAGATGAACCTCCCGATCGAGTACAGTGTGGCGTACGTCGAATTCCTCCCGGGCGGGTCGATCGGATACAACCGGCTCAACGGATCGTCCGAACTGGTCTATGTGCTCGACGGCGAGGTCGAGGTCTTCACCCCGGACGCCGGATCGGTGCGAGTCCCTGCCGGGAGTGCGGCCTATGTCCCGCCCGACCGCGTGAAAGGCTACCGGAACGTCGCGGCGACGAACTCGACGATGCTCAGTTTCGTCGACCCGGCCTGGACGCCCGAACGGACCGAGATGCTGGAGTGACCGGCCTCTCCATTATTTTTCGAGCATATCCCAGAAGTATCCGGGGCTCGATCAATCCCGAGATCGAGACTCTTCTCAGTCATTATTCCTCTACCTTCCTCGCTTCAATCACAATCCCGGGGATTCCTGGAGCGCTGCCTCCGGCGTGATGATCCGATGTGCCGCCCACAAAGAGAAGAAAGCGTGTTTCCTTGCTCTCTCTCGCCGGGGGGCCGTGCCCCCCGGAACCCCCCACGACGAAGATAGGGGTGGGGCGGCAGCACGCTCTTGAACGGCGCCGTGCCTCAGAAACGTCTTCAGGTCACCTATCAAGGCCAGGGGGAGTTCTAGGACGACCTCTGAGTGAACGGCCGCACCGGCCGTTTTTCTCCTGAGAGAGATCGTGAAAAAAAGTGATCTTTTGGTCGGGCACGCCCTCAGACGAGGGGGCGGATGACGACCAGGCGCCACTCCGTACCGTGCAGACCGACCGTCGTCCAGTACATCTCCTTATCGACGACCTCTCCAAAGCCGGTGTCATAGAAGGAGTAGGTCGCATGCCCGGACCAGTTCCCGGAAAATGATCGTGCAGTCTCGAGGATCTCCGGGAAGTCCGCATACAGGGATTCGTTGAGCGTCTCCTTCCCGATCTCTTCGGGGTCCGCATCGTAGAGCACCAGACCGCCTGCCTGGGCGGCCATCACGGTATAGGGCGTCCCGGTGATGGCAGACTCTGCGTGCTCGCCGACGAGACGGTCGGGCAGGAAGGAGACGCTCACCATGCCGATCATCTCTTCATCCGGCGAGAAGACGGGGCACTCGATCGTCGCCGCGTACCCGCCCTCTGCAAGGGGGAAGAGGTCTGACATCACCGGCACCTTCCGCTCGAAGACCCGCTGCACAACCGCCTGCTCGCCCAGGTTGCTCCCGACAAGCCCGAGGGCGGCGGGCCTGGCGGCAGTGACCGTGCCGTTGCGCGCGACCACGATCGCCGTGGAGACGGACGGATCGGCCGCCAGCGCACCGTCGAGGAGCGCCTCAGCCTCTGGCCCCGAAAGCCCGGTGCTCCCAAGACCCGCGGCCGTCTCCGCCGCCGCCCGGTCGATCGCCGTCAGGCTTCCGGTGACCGTCCCCTGCATCTCGCCGAGGAGGGAGAGCATCTCCACGCGGGCGGCGTCATCAGAGGCACCGTCCTCTGTGGGGGTCATACAGCCGGCACAGAGCAGGGAGGCCGCCACCAGGACGAGAGCGATCGTCCATACGTGTGATTTCATACATCACCTGTCGACAGGGGAGGAAAAGAAATCGACGCACGGAGAAAATGGGGAAACACCGAGAGGAGAACATCTCCGATTCGGTCCATGGGGATCGGAAGTGGTGAAACACACAATGACGATACTTTTATTTCTCAGATCTCCACTTTTCCGTATGAGACGTACGGGAATCTTTCTGGTCCTGCTGATTCTTCTTGCGTGTGCGCCCGTCTCGGCGTGCACCATCTTTGCGGTCACGCCGGGCGCCTCAGAGAACGGCACGATGTATGTCGGCCACACCAACGACGGCGTCGGGCCCGACTGGAGAAACATCGACGACATCACCCTGACCTATGTCCCGGCGGCAGACCATGCCCCGGGAGCGACGAGGGCGATCTACTTCGATCCGAACAGCGGTTCTGACGCCGCAGGCAAAAAAGCAGGGAACGCCACCGGGCTCGTCCTCGGCTCCATCGAACAGGTGCCGCACACCTACGCCTACTACACCGCCTCCTACGCCATGATGAACGAGCACCAACTGCTCAGCGCCGAGTGCACCGATTATGCGAAGGTCCAGCTCGACGCCGAGGAGGGGAAGCGGATCTTCTACTCGTCCGAACTCTCGAACGTGGCGCTCGAACGCTGCACCACCGCACGGGACGCGGTCGAACTGGTCGGCAGCCTCATCGACACCTACGGCTATTACGGGACCGGCGAGACGCTCATCTTCGCCGACCCGAAGGAGGCGTGGGTCATCGAGATGTGCTCCAGTCCGGCGGGCACCGGCGGGCTCTGGGTCGCCGAGAAGATCCCGGACGGCGAGGTTTTCGTGGCCGGGAACGAGTTCAGGATCCGCACCTTCGCGGAGGGCGACCCGGACATGCTGTACACCCCCGACCTTTTCGCCATCGCCGAGGAGTACGGGCTCCGGTCGTCCTCTGAAGGCGACTTCGACTGGCTGGAGGCGACGAGTTACGGCGAATACTCCCATCCCTATTATTCGTTGATGAGGGTCTGGCGCATCCAGGACCGGCTTGCGCCCTCGCTGAACCTGAGCCCCTATGTCGAGGACTCGTACACGAAGGCCCTGCCCTTTACGGTCGTGCCCGACACGCCCGTCAACCGCACGACCGCCCTCTCGCTCTTCCGCGACCACTATGAGGGCACCGACTTCGACCTGACGGCGGGCGTCGCCGCCGGACCGTTCGGGAACCCGTACCGCTATCTCGGGCCCGCCGACGCCCACACCGATTTCCAGAACGAGTCCTCTATCGAGGTGCGGGCCGGGGCGAACCCGCGGCCGGTATCGGCGGTCTTTTGCAGTTACAGTTATGTCGCCGAGGCGCGGTCCAGCCTCCCCGACCCTGTCGGGGGCGTCCTCTGGTTCGGTCCGGCCGTGACCTACGAGACGGTGTACGCACCGATGTACGCCGGATCGGAGAATGTCTCAACCGCCTATACGACCGGGACGCGGACAGAGTACGACCCCGACGCCGCCTACTGGACCTTCGACTTCGTGACCAACTGGGCGATGCTCAGGTACGACGCGATGATCGAGGACATCCGGGCAGAACAGGCCGCACTCGAAGCTGACTCGATCCGGCAGGTCGGGGAGACCGACGCACGGGCGGCCGCGATGATCGCCGCGGGCGACGAGGCCGGTGCCCGCCGTCTCCTCACCGACTTCACGGTGCAGCGGGGCGACGAGATCATCGACGAGTGGCAGGATCTCTCGGCGATGCTGGTCGTGAAGTACTCGAACGGACTCATCACCGACCCGGCGACCGAGGACGTCGACGAACCCGGGTATCCGGCATGGTGGTACCAGGAGGCCGACTACCAGTACGGCCCGAGGGTCTACGACCTCGAGCGCCTCCGCGCCACGCCGGGCCTGAACTACACCGGCGAGAATGTCTGGGTCCCCAGAAACGCGTCGATCGATCAGATCCTGGAGAGGATCTGATCCTTTTTTTGCCCTCTCGGGCTTGCGCCTTTATCTTCCGTCAGAGCGACGTACAACCTGATTTCCATGCATACCCGCGTCCCCCCTATCCGTCTTCACCGTCTATCGTGGCTCATCCTCCTGACCGCCTTCCTCCTCACGACCGCAGGATGTCTTGAGAATGCACGGCAAGAAGAGCCCGCAAACGGTGTCGACCCCATCCGGAGCCACTACTCCCCCGGCGAGATCACGCAACTGAACGAGGCCGCAGAGGAGAAGGCAAACGCTTCGCTCGACGCCATTGCCGCGATCCCTCCTGAAGATCGCACCTTCGAGAACACGGTCCTCGCATTCGACCGGACACTCGCAGACTATTCAGACGCCGTCGGCCCCCTCATGCTGATGGGCTCGGTGTACCCCGACAAAAGAATCGCCGCAGAGGGCATGGCCTGTGAAGAATCTGCATCGGTCTTCCTTACCGGTGTCTACACCCGGCGCGATCTCTACGACGCTCTCCATGACCGGATCCCGCGCACTCCCGAGGAGTCCCGGCTCTACGACGTGACCATGAGGGAGTTTGAGAAGAACGGGCTGAAGCTCCCTGAAGATCGCCTCGTGAAGGTTCGGGAGATGAGGACTGAGTTGAGCGGACTCGAGACGAGGTACTCGGCCAACCTGAACAACGACAACACCACGATCGAGTGCACCGCCGACGAACTTGCCGGCGTGCCGTCGTCGTCGATGGCGGCGTTCTCGCAGACGCCGGAGGGGGCCTATCTCGTCACCGCGAAGCGCCCCGACTATGTCGCGGTGATGACCTATGCCGACGATGCCGGGACACGCAAGCGGATGTACGAGGCATACCACAACCGGCAGGCGGAGGCGAACACCCCCCTGCTCGAAGAGGCGATCGTGCTCCGCCAGCAGATTGCACGGGAACTGGGGTACGCCACATGGGCCGACTACCGGATCGAGGGCAGGATGGCAGGGAACACGAGCAATGTGATGGCATTTCTCACCTCCATGCAGGCACCCCTGAAGGAAAAATACACCGCCGAGATGGCGGGCCTTCTCGCGATCAAGACGCGTATGGACCCGGCGGCGACGACGGTCGAGCCCTGGGATGTCGCGTACCTCCAGGATATCCAGAAGCAGGAGGAGTATGCCTATGACGAGGAGGAGGTCAGGGAATACTTCCCGCTCGACACCGTCCTTCAGGGCCTTTTCGACACCTACGGGACGCTCTTCGGCGTCGAGTTCTCCGAGGTCGAGGACGCTGCTGTCTGGGATCCAGATGTCAGGCTTTATGCGGTGAAAGACCAGACCGGCGATGATCTGATCGGCTACCTGTATCTTGATCTCTATCCGCGTGAGGGGAAGTTCGGGCACTTCTGTGCGACGCCGGTGATCGGCGGGAGGATGAAGGACGGGACGTACTCGACGCCGGTCGTTGCGATCATAGGTAATTTCCGCACGCCCGAAGGGGAGAAGCCGTCGCTTCTGACCATGTACGAGATCGAGACGCTCTTCCACGAGACCGGGCATGCGATGCACTATCTCCTGACGACCGCACCGTATGGCTCTCTGTCAGGGTTCAATGTGGAGTGGGATTTTGTCGAGACGCCTTCCCAGACGCTTGAGGAGTGGGCCTGGGATCCCGAGGTCCTGGAATCGATCTCAGGCCATTATACCAACTCGTCCGAAAAAATTCCGCCTGAACTTCGTGACCGCGTCATTGCGGCCAGGGATGTCGGGGCAGGGAATCTCTATACCGGTCGTCTGCTTGTCAATTCTCTGGAGGATATGCGGTTCCACACCGCGACCGCACCGGTCAACGTGACCGAGGTCTGGTCTCAGACCTATGAGGATGTAACGGGTACGCGGCCTCTTGCCGGTACCCATCAGCCCGCGTCGTTCGGCCATCTCATGGGCGGGTACGATGCCGGGTATTATGGGTATCTCTGGTCGAAGGTCTATGCCCTCGATATCGTCGACGAGTTCAAGGAGGGCGGGATGACCAACCGGACCACCGGGATGAAGTTCAGGGACGAGATCCTTTCACGGGGCAATATGGAAGACGGCACCGTGCTTCTGGAGAATTTCCTGGGGAGAGAGCCGGGGCCTGAGGCGCTGTGCCGGCACCTCGGGATCGAGGTCGACGGGGAGGATTGATCGGCTCTGGAAAAGATCTTCCTGACGGAGGTCTTCGGCGGGGGCCTTCCTCACGTCCTCCCGCGAACAGAGAATAAGCAGGGGACAGAGGATAGCGATCAGGGATTTTACCCTGCAGATTTTCTGAGTCGATCTTCGGTAGTGCCCCAAAATGTAACTGAAAATAAATTTCAGGAAATCTGACTGAGTTACGTTGAGCAGTGACCTGTATTCATAGACCATATCCCAGAAGTATCCAGGTTTCGATCCATCATCAGGATCGAGACTCTTCCTGGCCATTCCTCTTCCTCCCCCGCCTTAACCGGCATCACGGGGTTCTGGAGTCGGTACTCCCGGCGCGATTGACGGAGGAAGGCGGACCGATCCGACGTGCCGCCCACAGAGAGTAGAAAGCATGTTCCCTCACTCTCTCCTGCCGGGGGGAGACCCCCCGGACCCCCCCCACGACGAAGATAGGGGAGGGGCGGCAATAATCTCTGGAACGACACCGTGCTTTCCGATAATTCTTCCACTCGCCTGTCAGGGCAAGGCGAGTTCTGGGACGGCTTCATAACAAAAACTCGCACAGATAGAGTTTTTTTGGTGTCAGATATTGCCTGGAGCACTCCCCGATCTTCGGTTCTATTCTGAGCACGTCCCACAATCTTTATGCCCTATAGTCCTCTATGGATCACTATGGTCACGACGATCCAGCTTCGGCCCGAGACAAAGTCCCGTCTGGACGGCATCAAGATCCACCCCCGAGAGACCTACGACGAGACGTTGAACCGTCTTCTGGACATGGCATATGACCCTGAACCCTTGAGCGAAGATACTTTGAAAAAGATTGAGGAGGGTATCGCAGATATCCGGGCCGGTCGGGGTCGCCCCTTTGAAGGGGTTGTCCGGGAACGGGGCCTTGAATGATCTGGCGGCTGATCATCCTGCCGGGTGCCGAGCGAGACTTCAACAGGATCCCGGATCCCGATGCCCGACAGATCAAAGAGGAACTCTATGCCCTGGCAGACGAGCCGTATCCTCGATCTCACGTTAAGAAATTGAGGGGACACCAGAGCAGTCCGGTGTACTCTCTTCGTGTGGGACATTATCGGGTCATTCTCATCATTGAAGATAATACGATGGTTATCGCCGTGATTGAGATTGGAAACCGGAGCACGGTTTACCGGAAATATTGACACACCGACTCTGGAGAAACGCTCTTGATACGGCTCTGTAGAAATCATCTTGATGGTTCTCTTCGCCGGGGAGCTGGCCGCCCCCCGAACCCTCCGTGCGAAGATAGGGGGAGGACGACATCCCGTCTTTCAGAATCATTTATTCGGCCTTCCCTGCCCTATCTTCATCACGGGGGTCCGGGGGCAGAGCCCCCGGCACAAGCATGGGGGAAGGCACGTTGATCGACAGTGCCGCCCTCAATTGCAATATCTTTCCTGTCAACGTGCGTGAAGATAGGTGGGGGCGGCTCAACACTTGATTTCTGTTCGCTCCCTGGTCACATGGAGAAGGATCAAGGATCAGTTCCTTCCACACTCCAGAACGGGGATACGAACTTTTATTTCCGATCCAGCCCTTCATGGAATCTTTGCCGCGGCTTTCACGGCGAGATCCTCAAGCAGTTCATAATCGGGATCAGGCCCGACGGTCACGAACATCTCATAGAGATCGTATTGCGAGAAGGTGATCACGTAATGAATGTGGTCCTCGGTCGCATTCCGGTCACGTCCGATCAGTTTGAATGCCGCGGAGTTCTCCCCGATGGCGGGCGGGTCGAGCACTTCGTTTCGTCCGATGGAGTAGGTCTCGTAGTCGGAGTCGACCATTCTGGTGGCATTTCCTTCAGGGAAGGTGATGAGTTTCTGCGAGATGACGAGGTCCCCCGGCTTTGGTGCCGGTTCTTCTGAAAAAAATTCTACAAATCCTACGTTCGCCCCGAGTTCTCTCATGGTCGGGGAGAGGTCCGACTCGGGTATCAACTTGTATCTGGGCGGGGCATAATCTGCGGGAAGATCGTCTTCTGTCAGGAAGAGGTCGAAGAACTCTGTTCTCTGGGTGTCGGGCGCCGGCGGCGTGGTCGCCACCGGTACAGGGGCATCTATGATGTCATCGGCATG
Encoded proteins:
- a CDS encoding alpha/beta hydrolase produces the protein MKTPSAYRLLAALLLLAIAMIAAGCVQTPAPTTPTTPTPDIPIPTDISAEAQEILRTTTAVTVPANIPLEEVQKARAMSAEAKKPALDALRSRMESTETGEIAGVPVLVITPENATPTETIAIYIHGGDWIFNNAEYPMAYLFAQDLGLTVYSVDYRLAPEHPYPAPLDDCYAVYETLITEHGPAHVVVMGDSAGGNLALATMVRAHENDLPMPAALALLSPAVDLAGGSDSLYTNDGLDPVLSRETLITGFTIYAAGHDHTDPLLSPLYANFSADYPPTLVVTGTRDLLLSECARLHQTMTHNGVDAELTVYEGMWHVFEGSTVPEAAAARQEIAAFLLEHLGEDARA
- a CDS encoding dipeptidase, with amino-acid sequence MRRTGIFLVLLILLACAPVSACTIFAVTPGASENGTMYVGHTNDGVGPDWRNIDDITLTYVPAADHAPGATRAIYFDPNSGSDAAGKKAGNATGLVLGSIEQVPHTYAYYTASYAMMNEHQLLSAECTDYAKVQLDAEEGKRIFYSSELSNVALERCTTARDAVELVGSLIDTYGYYGTGETLIFADPKEAWVIEMCSSPAGTGGLWVAEKIPDGEVFVAGNEFRIRTFAEGDPDMLYTPDLFAIAEEYGLRSSSEGDFDWLEATSYGEYSHPYYSLMRVWRIQDRLAPSLNLSPYVEDSYTKALPFTVVPDTPVNRTTALSLFRDHYEGTDFDLTAGVAAGPFGNPYRYLGPADAHTDFQNESSIEVRAGANPRPVSAVFCSYSYVAEARSSLPDPVGGVLWFGPAVTYETVYAPMYAGSENVSTAYTTGTRTEYDPDAAYWTFDFVTNWAMLRYDAMIEDIRAEQAALEADSIRQVGETDARAAAMIAAGDEAGARRLLTDFTVQRGDEIIDEWQDLSAMLVVKYSNGLITDPATEDVDEPGYPAWWYQEADYQYGPRVYDLERLRATPGLNYTGENVWVPRNASIDQILERI
- a CDS encoding type II toxin-antitoxin system RelE family toxin, which translates into the protein MIWRLIILPGAERDFNRIPDPDARQIKEELYALADEPYPRSHVKKLRGHQSSPVYSLRVGHYRVILIIEDNTMVIAVIEIGNRSTVYRKY
- a CDS encoding M3 family metallopeptidase is translated as MHTRVPPIRLHRLSWLILLTAFLLTTAGCLENARQEEPANGVDPIRSHYSPGEITQLNEAAEEKANASLDAIAAIPPEDRTFENTVLAFDRTLADYSDAVGPLMLMGSVYPDKRIAAEGMACEESASVFLTGVYTRRDLYDALHDRIPRTPEESRLYDVTMREFEKNGLKLPEDRLVKVREMRTELSGLETRYSANLNNDNTTIECTADELAGVPSSSMAAFSQTPEGAYLVTAKRPDYVAVMTYADDAGTRKRMYEAYHNRQAEANTPLLEEAIVLRQQIARELGYATWADYRIEGRMAGNTSNVMAFLTSMQAPLKEKYTAEMAGLLAIKTRMDPAATTVEPWDVAYLQDIQKQEEYAYDEEEVREYFPLDTVLQGLFDTYGTLFGVEFSEVEDAAVWDPDVRLYAVKDQTGDDLIGYLYLDLYPREGKFGHFCATPVIGGRMKDGTYSTPVVAIIGNFRTPEGEKPSLLTMYEIETLFHETGHAMHYLLTTAPYGSLSGFNVEWDFVETPSQTLEEWAWDPEVLESISGHYTNSSEKIPPELRDRVIAARDVGAGNLYTGRLLVNSLEDMRFHTATAPVNVTEVWSQTYEDVTGTRPLAGTHQPASFGHLMGGYDAGYYGYLWSKVYALDIVDEFKEGGMTNRTTGMKFRDEILSRGNMEDGTVLLENFLGREPGPEALCRHLGIEVDGED
- a CDS encoding tetratricopeptide repeat protein; amino-acid sequence: MEKSADEWCHEGNTFFHEEQYEDAIGCYDRAIAIDPNNPAAWDGKGAVLMKLNRFEDAIECDDQAIAIDPGYSRAWNGKRLALMILGRFEDAIECCDQALAIDPNNPETWHVRGLAFNELGRYEVAIECYDRAIAIDPNNPGVWFSKGFALNELGRYEDAVRCYDQVIAIDPYDHQSWLRKGSLFNELGRYEDAIECYDRALAIDPNNLEALLGKGFALTELGRYEDAIECCDQALAIDPNIPGALLCKGFALNELGRCEDAIECYDRMLAIDQNNPGALFSKGFALTELGRYEDAIECYDQVMVIDPNVSAAWCFKGLALDELEHYEDAIACYNQAIAIDPNDPMVWIKKGSVLMKLGRHEEGRECQERAVAISPGIIE
- a CDS encoding cupin domain-containing protein → MHRTIALILISILLSAGCLSPEPPQAEEGVIPVTPDEPFSLFGGQGTYTGLIGEETPDIPANYSIGMVTIPPGNATPPHRLVGTTEFVYLIEGEAEIQCDNQTVTARAGEVVLLPAGVLQSIASVGATDLRYVDVIQPPFAAENEISGDDLTALAGTTDGVPVVIPDPRGGIEWDLGSEMMIYTLANPVLMEEMNLPIEYSVAYVEFLPGGSIGYNRLNGSSELVYVLDGEVEVFTPDAGSVRVPAGSAAYVPPDRVKGYRNVAATNSTMLSFVDPAWTPERTEMLE
- a CDS encoding DUF7557 family protein, translated to MVTTIQLRPETKSRLDGIKIHPRETYDETLNRLLDMAYDPEPLSEDTLKKIEEGIADIRAGRGRPFEGVVRERGLE
- a CDS encoding cache domain-containing protein — encoded protein: MKSHVWTIALVLVAASLLCAGCMTPTEDGASDDAARVEMLSLLGEMQGTVTGSLTAIDRAAAETAAGLGSTGLSGPEAEALLDGALAADPSVSTAIVVARNGTVTAARPAALGLVGSNLGEQAVVQRVFERKVPVMSDLFPLAEGGYAATIECPVFSPDEEMIGMVSVSFLPDRLVGEHAESAITGTPYTVMAAQAGGLVLYDADPEEIGKETLNESLYADFPEILETARSFSGNWSGHATYSFYDTGFGEVVDKEMYWTTVGLHGTEWRLVVIRPLV